The sequence CATTATCAGACATATGGGAGAGAATGCCGGATTAAAAGGTTATTTCTGGGCCATAGTGCTGGGAACGTTCGGGGCCGGACCCTTGTATGCCGCATTTCCTATTGCAGCGATATTAGCCAACAAAGGGGCCCGTATCTCGTATATCATATTTTTCCTGGGTGTTTGGACGACAACGAAGCTACCTATACTCATGTACGAACTTAATTTTTTCGGATTAAAATTTACAGCGATCCATGTAATCACAGGATTTATTGTCTTTTTTATCATGTCTATTCTTATGGAAAAATTTCTGAAAGGA comes from Oceanispirochaeta sp. and encodes:
- a CDS encoding permease, producing MKKIKKYTMSLMALGALLILYYLKPETAVSSMSISLSSAGTMLKILPPILLIINLLDIWIPKAIIIRHMGENAGLKGYFWAIVLGTFGAGPLYAAFPIAAILANKGARISYIIFFLGVWTTTKLPILMYELNFFGLKFTAIHVITGFIVFFIMSILMEKFLKGKKLDLVYEKLSKM